Proteins encoded within one genomic window of Mycolicibacterium monacense:
- a CDS encoding MATE family efflux transporter, with the protein MANLMAAGCGTISGVLLTRGLGPAGRGELTAVVPIAVLLSSVSLLGLVDYVIWFTARNRSFPGWSTIRKSQLIGLLLAVVTFCMVLTATIIRHPSTLWLAIIAVLSLPAMQTALIKQGYLLGVARYKQLFVVRVLPQLIVLFAALVFHYLSYFNVLLVGTVQLAATAGVCLLFRTGGKSNSEQEERDSQLVFKVSLPAWTAGLPALALQRLDLLLVTILIPSTAQIGFYSAAITLSALPQMVAQSIGMTIRASAVTAESKRRLLGFGADASIFCGFTMALMLAAPYIIPLLLGENFRPAVTPSVLLLCAAIPLGLSTLLAEEMIGFNKFRYVGRAWAIGAVLTATLVASLIPILGIMGAALGCLTGYSITFIAMLLFRSKLL; encoded by the coding sequence GTGGCCAATCTAATGGCGGCCGGCTGTGGCACCATTTCTGGGGTCCTATTGACCCGCGGCCTTGGACCTGCTGGACGCGGAGAATTAACAGCCGTGGTGCCGATAGCGGTACTACTGAGTTCCGTCTCCCTGCTCGGACTTGTCGACTATGTTATATGGTTTACGGCACGTAACCGGAGTTTCCCCGGATGGTCGACAATTCGAAAAAGTCAACTGATCGGGCTCCTATTGGCTGTAGTTACTTTTTGCATGGTTCTTACGGCGACGATCATAAGGCACCCGTCAACGCTCTGGCTTGCCATCATTGCCGTGCTTAGTCTACCCGCAATGCAGACAGCATTGATCAAACAGGGCTACCTGCTAGGGGTGGCGCGGTACAAGCAGTTGTTTGTTGTGCGCGTACTGCCTCAGTTGATCGTGTTGTTTGCCGCTTTGGTATTTCATTACTTGTCGTACTTCAACGTTCTGTTGGTGGGGACAGTACAGCTAGCTGCAACGGCAGGAGTCTGCCTACTATTCCGTACCGGCGGAAAGTCGAATTCCGAACAGGAGGAGCGGGATTCCCAACTAGTCTTTAAAGTTTCCCTTCCGGCCTGGACTGCAGGATTACCCGCCCTTGCACTACAACGTTTAGACCTATTGTTAGTTACCATCCTTATCCCGTCCACAGCGCAAATCGGGTTCTATTCCGCTGCTATTACACTATCGGCACTACCTCAGATGGTGGCGCAGTCGATAGGCATGACCATTCGCGCGAGCGCGGTGACGGCAGAAAGCAAGCGGCGCTTACTGGGATTCGGGGCAGACGCGTCAATATTCTGCGGTTTCACCATGGCGCTGATGCTAGCTGCGCCCTACATAATCCCGCTATTACTAGGAGAGAATTTCCGTCCGGCGGTCACCCCGTCCGTGTTACTTCTATGCGCTGCGATCCCCTTAGGTCTATCAACATTGCTTGCTGAAGAAATGATCGGATTCAATAAGTTCCGTTACGTGGGCCGCGCTTGGGCGATCGGCGCGGTTCTAACCGCGACGTTGGTGGCAAGCCTTATACCAATACTTGGAATTATGGGCGCCGCCCTAGGATGCCTGACCGGGTATAGCATAACATTCATCGCTATGCTGCTCTTTCGTTCGAAACTCCTTTGA
- a CDS encoding arsenate reductase/protein-tyrosine-phosphatase family protein encodes MRILFVCTGNICRSPIAERLTAEYCDRKGIRNVHAASAGTRALVGQDMHPLAARVVKELAGDAARFAARQLTDKLALGSDLILTMTKAHRDSVLELAPRQLHNTFTLDEASRLASRSDATDLASLSSLRARLARDEVEDIFDPIGSSDGIFRSVGLQIHRLLPPIIELTC; translated from the coding sequence TTGCGTATACTCTTCGTCTGTACCGGGAATATCTGCCGTTCACCAATTGCAGAACGACTCACCGCTGAGTACTGCGACAGAAAAGGCATTCGGAATGTACACGCCGCTAGCGCTGGCACTCGAGCGTTGGTAGGTCAGGACATGCATCCGCTCGCTGCGCGTGTGGTTAAAGAACTTGCCGGCGACGCTGCGCGCTTCGCAGCCAGGCAATTGACGGACAAATTAGCGCTTGGATCTGATTTGATACTCACCATGACGAAAGCGCACCGAGACAGCGTGTTGGAACTGGCGCCACGCCAGTTGCACAACACCTTCACGCTCGATGAAGCCTCGCGCCTGGCGTCGCGCTCCGATGCCACTGATTTAGCATCGCTCTCGTCCCTTCGCGCGCGCCTCGCTCGCGACGAGGTCGAAGACATTTTCGATCCGATCGGCAGTAGTGATGGAATATTTCGGTCCGTTGGGCTGCAGATTCACCGCCTGCTACCGCCGATAATTGAACTTACTTGCTGA